A genomic region of Eucalyptus grandis isolate ANBG69807.140 chromosome 5, ASM1654582v1, whole genome shotgun sequence contains the following coding sequences:
- the LOC120293582 gene encoding L-type lectin-domain containing receptor kinase IX.2-like: protein MVGACVKGHRLVLISEPISGSQHQVEKATDSWLKWQLIVMGGVVVLVAIIVDWLNYRSEVSTPETERGGEEGNLSANLTKELKNFTILKEFSWEELMIMTSDLAPARFRGEGSFGIVYEGNMEVTGARVAVKILKSGSDRGIKDYIAEVKSLSQLRHRNLVALIGCCHKKDKFALVYEFMSQGSLGDHLFKDRPLLPWEKRYNIALGLGSAVHYLQKGGNQCMIHRDIKSNNIMLNENFEAKLGDFSTARPVDRTRGPEATEAVETIGYMAPEYVQKGEASKESDVFSFGVVLLEIVCWKCVLDSELRERGLNLVQWVWEHYGSPSLAGRGQFSLRWRKKFLEVVDTGLCKDFDKKQAEALLIVGLWCTHPIAASRPTIEEAMDVLNFKKKPPKLSTQEPR from the coding sequence ATGGTGGGTGCTTGTGTCAAAGGGCATCGCTTGGTCCTGATATCGGAACCAATCTCTGGTTCACAGCACCAGGTGGAAAAGGCTACCGACTCTTGGTTGAAGTGGCAGCTCATAGTAATGGGCGGTGTCGTTGTATTGGTGGCGATCATTGTTGATTGGCTAAATTATAGGTCAGAAGTCTCCACtccagagacagagagaggtgGAGAAGAAGGCAACCTTAGCGCGAATTTAACCAAAGAGTTAAAAAATTTCACTATACTCAAGGAGTTCTCCTGGGAAGAGTTGATGATCATGACCAGTGATTTAGCACCTGCCAGATTTCGGGGAGAAGGAAGTTTCGGGATTGTGTACGAAGGGAACATGGAAGTCACTGGCGCACGGGTCGCTGTAAAGATACTAAAATCTGGTTCAGACCGAGGGATAAAGGACTATAtagcagaggtgaagtcattaagCCAACTTAGGCACAGAAACTTGGTGGCACTTATAGGCTGTTGTCACAAGAAAGATAAGTTCGCCCTGGTTTACGAATTTATGAGTCAAGGTAGCTTGGGGGATCATCTGTTTAAAGATAGACCCCTGTTGCCGTGGGAGAAGAGGTACAACATCGCTCTAGGATTAGGCTCGGCGGTGCACTACCTGCAGAAAGGAGGCAATCAATGCATGATCCACAGGGATATCAAATCCAACAACATCATGCTTAATGAAAATTTCGAGGCCAAATTGGGAGATTTCAGCACAGCTAGGCCAGTTGACCGCACCAGAGGGCCAGAAGCAACCGAAGCGGTAGAAACAATTGGTTATATGGCTCCAGAGTACGTCCAAAAGGGTGAGGCAAGTAAAGAATCTGATGTCTTTAGTTTTGGAGTCGttcttttagaaatagtttgCTGGAAATGCGTCTTGGACTCGGAACTAAGAGAACGAGGCCTAAACCTTGTCCAGTGGGTTTGGGAGCATTATGGGAGCCCGAGCTTGGCCGGGCGCGGGCAATTTAGCTTGCGCTGGCGCAAGAAATTTCTCGAAGTGGTGGACACGGGGCTCTGCAAGGATTTTGACAAGAAACAGGCGGAGGCCTTGTTGATTGTGGGGCTGTGGTGTACTCACCCCATTGCTGCGTCTCGGCCGACGATTGAAGAGGCAATGGACGTTTTGAACTTCAAGAAAAAGCCTCCCAAACTCTCCACGCAGGAGCCTAGGTAA